One Apodemus sylvaticus chromosome 14, mApoSyl1.1, whole genome shotgun sequence DNA window includes the following coding sequences:
- the LOC127664379 gene encoding uncharacterized protein LOC127664379 isoform X1, whose protein sequence is MKNISKMRQKNSNEQENGKFTCPEDLNANQSETDEITTLKQKIDLATRKLNQVLLNYEGLENKSQSLQQNFLAVTDIQEKCKMPEDREEKLKQELLILESHRSMNMIDRREAEMLKQEIEEKSRLQLEENLEKISAISQTAVKAHEQLEQRKEKAFTLKILDMKSRLRDMESSLCRAQDHEDIERFKLGIYQQCYHDKLNVTAALYEQINIANKRKVKLQEDIATTVAEEELLTHSHTGAVHNPKETSVSSLHHQDGSGLSRNVTPSLGTSHCQQRGRAFRKKGQRRLPSANKRKVKLQEDIATIVAEEELLTHSHTGAVHIQEETSVSGLHHHDGFGLSGNVTQSLGISRHQQRGRAFRKKGQRRSPSANKRKVKLQEDIATIVAEEELLTHSHTGAVHIQEETSVSGPHHHDGFGMSGNVTPSLGTSHCQQRGRAFRKKGQHRLPSANKRKVKLQRAFRKTERPT, encoded by the exons ATGAAGAACATTTCTAAAATGAGACAAAAGAACTCAAATGAACAAGAAAATGGAAAGTTTACTTGTCCTGAAGATTTAAATGCTAATCAATCTGAAACTGATGAAATTACTACACTAAAACAAAAG ATTGATCTTGCCACAAGAAAGCTAAACCAAGTGTTATTGAACTATGAGGGGCTTGAAAACAAATCCCAGTCTCTGCAACAGAACTTCTTAGCTGTGACAGACATCCAGGAGAAATGCAAAATGCCTGAAGATAGAGAGGAGAAGCTCAAACAGGAATTATTAATCCTTGAAAGTCACAGATCAATGAATATGATAGACCGCAGAGAGGCAGAAATGTTAAAgcaagagattgaagaaaaatCCAGACTGCAACTAGAGGaaaatttggaaaaaatctcTGCAATTTCACAG ACAGCTGTTAAAGCTCACGAGCAATTggagcagaggaaagagaaagcttttactttgaaaatattagACATGAAAAGCAGACTCAGAGACATGGAATCCAGCCTTTGTAGAGCCCAAGATCATGAAGATATTGAAAGATTCAAGCTGGGCATATACCAGCAGTGCTACCATGACAAGCTAAATGTTACAGCAGCActatatgaacaaataaacat TGCTAACAAGAGGAAAGTGAAGCTGCAGGAAGACATTGCCACAACAGTTGCAGAGGAAGAgctacttacacactcacacactggggCAGTGCACAACCCAAAGGAAACTAGTGTTTCAAGTCTTCATCACCAGGATGGATCTGGATTGAGTAGAAATGTTACTCCAAGTCTGGGGACATCACATTGccagcagagaggcagagcttTCAGAAAGAAAGGTCAACGTAGGTTACCAAG TGCTAACAAGAGGAAAGTGAAGCTGCAGGAAGACATTGCTACAATAGTTGCAGAGGAAGAgctacttacacactcacacactggcgCTGTGCACATCCAAGAGGAAACTAGTGTTTCAGGTCTTCATCACCATGATGGATTTGGACTGAGTGGAAATGTTACTCAAAGTTTGGGGATATCACGTCACCAGCAGAGAGGGAGAGCTTTCAGAAAGAAAGGTCAACGTAGGTCACCAAG TGCTAACAAGAGGAAAGTGAAGCTGCAGGAAGACATTGCTACAATAGTTGCAGAGGAAGAgctacttacacactcacacactggggCTGTGCACATCCAAGAGGAAACTAGTGTTTCAGGTCCTCATCACCATGATGGATTTGGAATGAGTGGAAATGTTACTCCAAGTTTGGGGACATCACATTGCCAGCAGAGAGGGAGAGCTTTCAGAAAGAAAGGTCAACATAGGTTACCAAG TGCTAACAAGAGGAAAGTGAAGCTGCAGAGAGCtttcagaaagacagaaagaccaacCTAG
- the LOC127664379 gene encoding ankyrin repeat domain-containing protein 26-like isoform X4 produces the protein MKNISKMRQKNSNEQENGKFTCPEDLNANQSETDEITTLKQKIDLATRKLNQVLLNYEGLENKSQSLQQNFLAVTDIQEKCKMPEDREEKLKQELLILESHRSMNMIDRREAEMLKQEIEEKSRLQLEENLEKISAISQTAVKAHEQLEQRKEKAFTLKILDMKSRLRDMESSLCRAQDHEDIERFKLGIYQQCYHDKLNVTAALYEQINIANKRKVKLQEDIATIVAEEELLTHSHTGAVHIQEETSVSGLHHHDGFGLSGNVTQSLGISRHQQRGRAFRKKGQRRSPSANKRKVKLQEDIATIVAEEELLTHSHTGAVHIQEETSVSGPHHHDGFGMSGNVTPSLGTSHCQQRGRAFRKKGQHRLPSANKRKVKLQRAFRKTERPT, from the exons ATGAAGAACATTTCTAAAATGAGACAAAAGAACTCAAATGAACAAGAAAATGGAAAGTTTACTTGTCCTGAAGATTTAAATGCTAATCAATCTGAAACTGATGAAATTACTACACTAAAACAAAAG ATTGATCTTGCCACAAGAAAGCTAAACCAAGTGTTATTGAACTATGAGGGGCTTGAAAACAAATCCCAGTCTCTGCAACAGAACTTCTTAGCTGTGACAGACATCCAGGAGAAATGCAAAATGCCTGAAGATAGAGAGGAGAAGCTCAAACAGGAATTATTAATCCTTGAAAGTCACAGATCAATGAATATGATAGACCGCAGAGAGGCAGAAATGTTAAAgcaagagattgaagaaaaatCCAGACTGCAACTAGAGGaaaatttggaaaaaatctcTGCAATTTCACAG ACAGCTGTTAAAGCTCACGAGCAATTggagcagaggaaagagaaagcttttactttgaaaatattagACATGAAAAGCAGACTCAGAGACATGGAATCCAGCCTTTGTAGAGCCCAAGATCATGAAGATATTGAAAGATTCAAGCTGGGCATATACCAGCAGTGCTACCATGACAAGCTAAATGTTACAGCAGCActatatgaacaaataaacat TGCTAACAAGAGGAAAGTGAAGCTGCAGGAAGACATTGCTACAATAGTTGCAGAGGAAGAgctacttacacactcacacactggcgCTGTGCACATCCAAGAGGAAACTAGTGTTTCAGGTCTTCATCACCATGATGGATTTGGACTGAGTGGAAATGTTACTCAAAGTTTGGGGATATCACGTCACCAGCAGAGAGGGAGAGCTTTCAGAAAGAAAGGTCAACGTAGGTCACCAAG TGCTAACAAGAGGAAAGTGAAGCTGCAGGAAGACATTGCTACAATAGTTGCAGAGGAAGAgctacttacacactcacacactggggCTGTGCACATCCAAGAGGAAACTAGTGTTTCAGGTCCTCATCACCATGATGGATTTGGAATGAGTGGAAATGTTACTCCAAGTTTGGGGACATCACATTGCCAGCAGAGAGGGAGAGCTTTCAGAAAGAAAGGTCAACATAGGTTACCAAG TGCTAACAAGAGGAAAGTGAAGCTGCAGAGAGCtttcagaaagacagaaagaccaacCTAG
- the LOC127664379 gene encoding uncharacterized protein LOC127664379 isoform X6: MKNISKMRQKNSNEQENGKFTCPEDLNANQSETDEITTLKQKTAVKAHEQLEQRKEKAFTLKILDMKSRLRDMESSLCRAQDHEDIERFKLGIYQQCYHDKLNVTAALYEQINIANKRKVKLQEDIATTVAEEELLTHSHTGAVHNPKETSVSSLHHQDGSGLSRNVTPSLGTSHCQQRGRAFRKKGQRRLPSANKRKVKLQEDIATIVAEEELLTHSHTGAVHIQEETSVSGLHHHDGFGLSGNVTQSLGISRHQQRGRAFRKKGQRRSPSANKRKVKLQEDIATIVAEEELLTHSHTGAVHIQEETSVSGPHHHDGFGMSGNVTPSLGTSHCQQRGRAFRKKGQHRLPSANKRKVKLQRAFRKTERPT, from the exons ATGAAGAACATTTCTAAAATGAGACAAAAGAACTCAAATGAACAAGAAAATGGAAAGTTTACTTGTCCTGAAGATTTAAATGCTAATCAATCTGAAACTGATGAAATTACTACACTAAAACAAAAG ACAGCTGTTAAAGCTCACGAGCAATTggagcagaggaaagagaaagcttttactttgaaaatattagACATGAAAAGCAGACTCAGAGACATGGAATCCAGCCTTTGTAGAGCCCAAGATCATGAAGATATTGAAAGATTCAAGCTGGGCATATACCAGCAGTGCTACCATGACAAGCTAAATGTTACAGCAGCActatatgaacaaataaacat TGCTAACAAGAGGAAAGTGAAGCTGCAGGAAGACATTGCCACAACAGTTGCAGAGGAAGAgctacttacacactcacacactggggCAGTGCACAACCCAAAGGAAACTAGTGTTTCAAGTCTTCATCACCAGGATGGATCTGGATTGAGTAGAAATGTTACTCCAAGTCTGGGGACATCACATTGccagcagagaggcagagcttTCAGAAAGAAAGGTCAACGTAGGTTACCAAG TGCTAACAAGAGGAAAGTGAAGCTGCAGGAAGACATTGCTACAATAGTTGCAGAGGAAGAgctacttacacactcacacactggcgCTGTGCACATCCAAGAGGAAACTAGTGTTTCAGGTCTTCATCACCATGATGGATTTGGACTGAGTGGAAATGTTACTCAAAGTTTGGGGATATCACGTCACCAGCAGAGAGGGAGAGCTTTCAGAAAGAAAGGTCAACGTAGGTCACCAAG TGCTAACAAGAGGAAAGTGAAGCTGCAGGAAGACATTGCTACAATAGTTGCAGAGGAAGAgctacttacacactcacacactggggCTGTGCACATCCAAGAGGAAACTAGTGTTTCAGGTCCTCATCACCATGATGGATTTGGAATGAGTGGAAATGTTACTCCAAGTTTGGGGACATCACATTGCCAGCAGAGAGGGAGAGCTTTCAGAAAGAAAGGTCAACATAGGTTACCAAG TGCTAACAAGAGGAAAGTGAAGCTGCAGAGAGCtttcagaaagacagaaagaccaacCTAG
- the LOC127664379 gene encoding ankyrin repeat domain-containing protein 26-like isoform X3, with protein MKNISKMRQKNSNEQENGKFTCPEDLNANQSETDEITTLKQKIDLATRKLNQVLLNYEGLENKSQSLQQNFLAVTDIQEKCKMPEDREEKLKQELLILESHRSMNMIDRREAEMLKQEIEEKSRLQLEENLEKISAISQTAVKAHEQLEQRKEKAFTLKILDMKSRLRDMESSLCRAQDHEDIERFKLGIYQQCYHDKLNVTAALYEQINIANKRKVKLQEDIATTVAEEELLTHSHTGAVHNPKETSVSSLHHHDGFGLSGNVTQSLGISRHQQRGRAFRKKGQRRSPSANKRKVKLQEDIATIVAEEELLTHSHTGAVHIQEETSVSGPHHHDGFGMSGNVTPSLGTSHCQQRGRAFRKKGQHRLPSANKRKVKLQRAFRKTERPT; from the exons ATGAAGAACATTTCTAAAATGAGACAAAAGAACTCAAATGAACAAGAAAATGGAAAGTTTACTTGTCCTGAAGATTTAAATGCTAATCAATCTGAAACTGATGAAATTACTACACTAAAACAAAAG ATTGATCTTGCCACAAGAAAGCTAAACCAAGTGTTATTGAACTATGAGGGGCTTGAAAACAAATCCCAGTCTCTGCAACAGAACTTCTTAGCTGTGACAGACATCCAGGAGAAATGCAAAATGCCTGAAGATAGAGAGGAGAAGCTCAAACAGGAATTATTAATCCTTGAAAGTCACAGATCAATGAATATGATAGACCGCAGAGAGGCAGAAATGTTAAAgcaagagattgaagaaaaatCCAGACTGCAACTAGAGGaaaatttggaaaaaatctcTGCAATTTCACAG ACAGCTGTTAAAGCTCACGAGCAATTggagcagaggaaagagaaagcttttactttgaaaatattagACATGAAAAGCAGACTCAGAGACATGGAATCCAGCCTTTGTAGAGCCCAAGATCATGAAGATATTGAAAGATTCAAGCTGGGCATATACCAGCAGTGCTACCATGACAAGCTAAATGTTACAGCAGCActatatgaacaaataaacat TGCTAACAAGAGGAAAGTGAAGCTGCAGGAAGACATTGCCACAACAGTTGCAGAGGAAGAgctacttacacactcacacactggggCAGTGCACAACCCAAAGGAAACTAGTGTTTCAA GTCTTCATCACCATGATGGATTTGGACTGAGTGGAAATGTTACTCAAAGTTTGGGGATATCACGTCACCAGCAGAGAGGGAGAGCTTTCAGAAAGAAAGGTCAACGTAGGTCACCAAG TGCTAACAAGAGGAAAGTGAAGCTGCAGGAAGACATTGCTACAATAGTTGCAGAGGAAGAgctacttacacactcacacactggggCTGTGCACATCCAAGAGGAAACTAGTGTTTCAGGTCCTCATCACCATGATGGATTTGGAATGAGTGGAAATGTTACTCCAAGTTTGGGGACATCACATTGCCAGCAGAGAGGGAGAGCTTTCAGAAAGAAAGGTCAACATAGGTTACCAAG TGCTAACAAGAGGAAAGTGAAGCTGCAGAGAGCtttcagaaagacagaaagaccaacCTAG
- the LOC127664379 gene encoding ankyrin repeat domain-containing protein 26-like isoform X5 gives MKNISKMRQKNSNEQENGKFTCPEDLNANQSETDEITTLKQKIDLATRKLNQVLLNYEGLENKSQSLQQNFLAVTDIQEKCKMPEDREEKLKQELLILESHRSMNMIDRREAEMLKQEIEEKSRLQLEENLEKISAISQTAVKAHEQLEQRKEKAFTLKILDMKSRLRDMESSLCRAQDHEDIERFKLGIYQQCYHDKLNVTAALYEQINIANKRKVKLQEDIATTVAEEELLTHSHTGAVHNPKETSVSSLHHQDGSGLSRNVTPSLGTSHCQQRGRAFRKKGQRRLPSANKRKVKLQEDIATIVAEEELLTHSHTGAVHIQEETSVSGPHHHDGFGMSGNVTPSLGTSHCQQRGRAFRKKGQHRLPSANKRKVKLQRAFRKTERPT, from the exons ATGAAGAACATTTCTAAAATGAGACAAAAGAACTCAAATGAACAAGAAAATGGAAAGTTTACTTGTCCTGAAGATTTAAATGCTAATCAATCTGAAACTGATGAAATTACTACACTAAAACAAAAG ATTGATCTTGCCACAAGAAAGCTAAACCAAGTGTTATTGAACTATGAGGGGCTTGAAAACAAATCCCAGTCTCTGCAACAGAACTTCTTAGCTGTGACAGACATCCAGGAGAAATGCAAAATGCCTGAAGATAGAGAGGAGAAGCTCAAACAGGAATTATTAATCCTTGAAAGTCACAGATCAATGAATATGATAGACCGCAGAGAGGCAGAAATGTTAAAgcaagagattgaagaaaaatCCAGACTGCAACTAGAGGaaaatttggaaaaaatctcTGCAATTTCACAG ACAGCTGTTAAAGCTCACGAGCAATTggagcagaggaaagagaaagcttttactttgaaaatattagACATGAAAAGCAGACTCAGAGACATGGAATCCAGCCTTTGTAGAGCCCAAGATCATGAAGATATTGAAAGATTCAAGCTGGGCATATACCAGCAGTGCTACCATGACAAGCTAAATGTTACAGCAGCActatatgaacaaataaacat TGCTAACAAGAGGAAAGTGAAGCTGCAGGAAGACATTGCCACAACAGTTGCAGAGGAAGAgctacttacacactcacacactggggCAGTGCACAACCCAAAGGAAACTAGTGTTTCAAGTCTTCATCACCAGGATGGATCTGGATTGAGTAGAAATGTTACTCCAAGTCTGGGGACATCACATTGccagcagagaggcagagcttTCAGAAAGAAAGGTCAACGTAGGTTACCAAG TGCTAACAAGAGGAAAGTGAAGCTGCAGGAAGACATTGCTACAATAGTTGCAGAGGAAGAgctacttacacactcacacactggggCTGTGCACATCCAAGAGGAAACTAGTGTTTCAGGTCCTCATCACCATGATGGATTTGGAATGAGTGGAAATGTTACTCCAAGTTTGGGGACATCACATTGCCAGCAGAGAGGGAGAGCTTTCAGAAAGAAAGGTCAACATAGGTTACCAAG TGCTAACAAGAGGAAAGTGAAGCTGCAGAGAGCtttcagaaagacagaaagaccaacCTAG
- the LOC127664379 gene encoding ankyrin repeat domain-containing protein 26-like isoform X2 produces the protein MKNISKMRQKNSNEQENGKFTCPEDLNANQSETDEITTLKQKIDLATRKLNQVLLNYEGLENKSQSLQQNFLAVTDIQEKCKMPEDREEKLKQELLILESHRSMNMIDRREAEMLKQEIEEKSRLQLEENLEKISAISQTAVKAHEQLEQRKEKAFTLKILDMKSRLRDMESSLCRAQDHEDIERFKLGIYQQCYHDKLNVTAALYEQINIANKRKVKLQEDIATTVAEEELLTHSHTGAVHNPKETSVSSLHHQDGSGLSRNVTPSLGTSHCQQRGRAFRKKGQRRLPSANKRKVKLQEDIATIVAEEELLTHSHTGAVHIQEETSVSGLHHHDGFGLSGNVTQSLGISRHQQRGRAFRKKGQRRSPSANKRKVKLQRAFRKTERPT, from the exons ATGAAGAACATTTCTAAAATGAGACAAAAGAACTCAAATGAACAAGAAAATGGAAAGTTTACTTGTCCTGAAGATTTAAATGCTAATCAATCTGAAACTGATGAAATTACTACACTAAAACAAAAG ATTGATCTTGCCACAAGAAAGCTAAACCAAGTGTTATTGAACTATGAGGGGCTTGAAAACAAATCCCAGTCTCTGCAACAGAACTTCTTAGCTGTGACAGACATCCAGGAGAAATGCAAAATGCCTGAAGATAGAGAGGAGAAGCTCAAACAGGAATTATTAATCCTTGAAAGTCACAGATCAATGAATATGATAGACCGCAGAGAGGCAGAAATGTTAAAgcaagagattgaagaaaaatCCAGACTGCAACTAGAGGaaaatttggaaaaaatctcTGCAATTTCACAG ACAGCTGTTAAAGCTCACGAGCAATTggagcagaggaaagagaaagcttttactttgaaaatattagACATGAAAAGCAGACTCAGAGACATGGAATCCAGCCTTTGTAGAGCCCAAGATCATGAAGATATTGAAAGATTCAAGCTGGGCATATACCAGCAGTGCTACCATGACAAGCTAAATGTTACAGCAGCActatatgaacaaataaacat TGCTAACAAGAGGAAAGTGAAGCTGCAGGAAGACATTGCCACAACAGTTGCAGAGGAAGAgctacttacacactcacacactggggCAGTGCACAACCCAAAGGAAACTAGTGTTTCAAGTCTTCATCACCAGGATGGATCTGGATTGAGTAGAAATGTTACTCCAAGTCTGGGGACATCACATTGccagcagagaggcagagcttTCAGAAAGAAAGGTCAACGTAGGTTACCAAG TGCTAACAAGAGGAAAGTGAAGCTGCAGGAAGACATTGCTACAATAGTTGCAGAGGAAGAgctacttacacactcacacactggcgCTGTGCACATCCAAGAGGAAACTAGTGTTTCAGGTCTTCATCACCATGATGGATTTGGACTGAGTGGAAATGTTACTCAAAGTTTGGGGATATCACGTCACCAGCAGAGAGGGAGAGCTTTCAGAAAGAAAGGTCAACGTAGGTCACCAAG TGCTAACAAGAGGAAAGTGAAGCTGCAGAGAGCtttcagaaagacagaaagaccaacCTAG